One genomic region from Cellulosilyticum sp. I15G10I2 encodes:
- the gatB gene encoding Asp-tRNA(Asn)/Glu-tRNA(Gln) amidotransferase subunit GatB: protein MAKYIPVIGLEIHAQLLTNTKIFCSCEVDFGGEQNTRCCPVCTGLPGTLPVLNKQVVNYAIRGGLALNCDINRFSKIDRKNYFYPDLPKAYQISQFDLPLCIDGKVKIDVDEEEKYIRVHRIHIEEDAGKLVHDDIDNTSLADYNRCGVPLIEIVSEPDIGSSEEAKAYVEKVAGLLQYAGVSLCRMEEGSLRADVNISLKTPEAAKLGTKVEIKNLNSLKSIVRAIEYEIERQTKMLNAGEEIIQETRRFNDNRGITTSMRSKEDAHDYRYFKEPDVTPVSITDEDIETIRKELPMLIDERFMLYVKEYGLNRADAKILVATKEISDLYNEAISHYPNYKAVANFIVVELLRYVNEGELDSKNIPFKAEEFAELVKMGEEEIVNKNNAKAILKIMLEGQKSPQQIAKDEGFLMNDSTDEIEEVVNAVVGEFTKEVEGYLAGKEKLFAFLMGQCSKRLAGRANPKKIKEILEEKLNKLK, encoded by the coding sequence CAGCTTCTTACAAATACAAAAATCTTTTGTAGCTGTGAGGTAGATTTTGGGGGAGAACAAAACACAAGATGTTGTCCAGTATGTACTGGGCTTCCAGGTACACTGCCCGTACTTAATAAGCAAGTAGTAAACTATGCGATACGAGGCGGCCTTGCACTTAACTGTGACATTAACAGATTCTCAAAGATAGATAGAAAGAACTATTTTTATCCTGATCTTCCTAAGGCTTATCAAATTTCACAGTTTGATTTACCTTTATGTATAGATGGGAAGGTAAAAATAGATGTAGATGAAGAAGAAAAATATATTCGTGTGCATCGTATTCATATAGAAGAAGATGCGGGCAAGCTTGTACATGATGATATCGATAATACAAGTCTTGCAGATTATAATAGGTGTGGGGTTCCACTTATAGAGATTGTTTCTGAGCCGGATATAGGATCAAGTGAAGAAGCAAAAGCTTATGTGGAGAAAGTTGCAGGCCTTTTGCAGTATGCAGGAGTCAGCCTATGCCGAATGGAAGAAGGTTCATTAAGAGCTGATGTTAATATCTCTCTTAAAACGCCGGAAGCTGCAAAGCTTGGTACAAAGGTAGAAATCAAAAATCTTAACTCCCTTAAGTCTATTGTAAGAGCGATCGAGTATGAAATAGAAAGACAAACAAAAATGCTTAACGCTGGAGAAGAGATTATTCAAGAGACAAGAAGATTTAATGATAATAGAGGTATAACGACTTCTATGCGTTCTAAAGAGGATGCTCATGACTATCGCTATTTTAAAGAGCCAGATGTTACCCCTGTAAGTATTACAGATGAAGATATAGAAACAATAAGAAAAGAACTTCCTATGCTTATTGATGAGCGTTTTATGCTTTATGTCAAAGAATATGGTTTAAATAGAGCGGATGCAAAGATCCTTGTGGCCACTAAAGAAATATCCGATTTGTATAATGAAGCGATTAGTCATTATCCAAATTATAAAGCAGTAGCAAACTTTATAGTGGTAGAACTCTTAAGATATGTTAATGAAGGAGAACTTGATAGTAAAAACATTCCTTTTAAAGCCGAAGAGTTTGCAGAACTTGTAAAAATGGGCGAAGAAGAAATTGTTAATAAAAACAATGCTAAAGCTATCTTAAAGATCATGTTAGAAGGACAAAAATCACCACAGCAGATTGCTAAAGATGAAGGCTTTCTTATGAATGATAGTACAGATGAAATAGAAGAAGTAGTAAATGCAGTAGTTGGTGAATTTACTAAAGAAGTAGAAGGCTATCTTGCCGGTAAAGAAAAATTATTTGCTTTTCTGATGGGGCAATGCAGTAAGAGACTTGCAGGCAGAGCTAATCCGAAGAAGATTAAAGAAATACTTGAAGAAAAACTTAATAAACTTAAGTAA